From a region of the Ketobacter sp. MCCC 1A13808 genome:
- a CDS encoding enoyl-CoA hydratase/isomerase family protein — translation MSDQAPVRQYNKLSLIRDGRLLTITMNRAELMNAVNLEMLQELADVFTYAAQDMDSDVVVLTGAGRAFSAGGDLEHIEGNAANPENFEYEARLAKQIVFSMLDMEKPLICRMNGHAVGLGATLALMCDVIFAADTAKIGDPHVALGLVAGDGGAAIWPQRIGFGRAKEFLMTGDLLTAAKAEEIGLINHCVAAENLDAEVSAFCDRMLNGATKAIRWTKVLINQELKRIVHNVLDTGLAYEGLSAHSADHREGVRALQEKRKPVFGQKPEPKSGL, via the coding sequence ATGTCTGACCAAGCACCTGTGCGTCAATACAATAAACTGAGCCTCATCCGTGACGGACGGCTACTGACAATAACCATGAATCGCGCGGAATTGATGAACGCGGTTAATCTGGAAATGTTGCAGGAACTCGCTGATGTCTTTACCTACGCTGCCCAGGATATGGATTCTGATGTCGTGGTGTTGACCGGCGCAGGCCGAGCGTTTTCAGCCGGCGGCGACCTGGAACACATCGAAGGTAACGCAGCCAACCCGGAAAATTTCGAATACGAAGCCCGCTTGGCAAAGCAAATTGTTTTTTCCATGCTGGATATGGAAAAGCCGCTAATATGCCGTATGAATGGCCACGCTGTCGGCCTCGGTGCTACATTGGCATTGATGTGCGACGTAATTTTTGCTGCCGATACTGCCAAAATAGGTGACCCTCATGTCGCGCTGGGGTTGGTTGCCGGTGATGGTGGGGCTGCGATCTGGCCACAGCGCATCGGCTTTGGCCGCGCCAAAGAGTTTCTTATGACCGGGGACTTGCTGACTGCGGCCAAGGCGGAAGAAATCGGCCTGATCAATCACTGCGTGGCCGCTGAAAACCTGGATGCAGAAGTCTCTGCGTTTTGTGACCGTATGCTGAATGGAGCGACCAAGGCCATTCGCTGGACGAAAGTGTTGATCAATCAGGAATTAAAACGAATCGTGCATAATGTATTGGATACCGGATTGGCTTATGAAGGCCTCAGCGCGCATTCTGCTGATCACCGAGAGGGTGTAAGAGCATTGCAGGAGAAGCGGAAGCCCGTATTTGGACAGAAGCCTGAACCGAAATCCGGTTTGTAA
- a CDS encoding acyl-CoA dehydrogenase family protein, which translates to MDFALNSDQITLNSELDKLASKHATSPTEFRGFVLEDKQLNLELEQGGFFEAAEIPELGPVSAAMMVERLARLPYTAEVALSMLVGPQLNGDWPRPFAVVENGRPGRFVADAATLIILDGDKVGVVSATPDAVEAVDSLFAYPMGRLNKSVVYTPLSEGEAANVRKWLRIALAAEAAGLLQAALDAATEHLTLRKQFGRPLGSFQAIQHRMAECTVLARGVRLLAIKAAWTGDAGDAAVAALHAQESATRVVYDLHQFMGAMGMTLEFPLHLWTYRLKALLPELNGRGGQAQAVAEHCFKESGNKKEHVNV; encoded by the coding sequence ATGGATTTTGCCCTCAATTCTGACCAGATCACTCTTAATAGCGAGCTTGATAAGCTGGCTTCAAAACACGCCACCTCCCCTACTGAGTTTCGCGGCTTTGTACTTGAAGACAAACAACTAAACCTTGAACTAGAACAAGGTGGTTTTTTCGAAGCCGCTGAAATTCCGGAGCTTGGTCCTGTATCAGCTGCCATGATGGTGGAACGTCTGGCGCGTTTACCTTATACCGCTGAAGTTGCGCTTTCCATGTTAGTGGGCCCGCAGTTAAATGGCGATTGGCCTCGACCATTCGCTGTGGTGGAAAACGGGCGGCCTGGTCGTTTTGTGGCAGATGCTGCCACGCTGATCATTCTGGATGGCGATAAGGTGGGCGTGGTCAGCGCAACCCCGGACGCGGTCGAAGCGGTGGACTCGTTGTTTGCCTATCCCATGGGACGATTGAATAAATCCGTTGTTTACACGCCACTTTCCGAAGGGGAAGCAGCAAATGTACGAAAATGGCTGCGTATTGCCCTGGCTGCTGAAGCAGCGGGATTGTTGCAGGCAGCATTGGATGCGGCCACGGAGCATTTGACATTGCGCAAACAGTTCGGGCGACCTTTAGGGAGCTTTCAGGCAATACAGCATCGCATGGCGGAATGCACCGTGCTCGCACGCGGTGTGAGATTACTGGCCATTAAAGCTGCCTGGACCGGCGATGCAGGCGATGCAGCGGTTGCCGCACTGCATGCACAGGAAAGTGCGACCCGAGTCGTTTACGATTTGCATCAATTTATGGGCGCAATGGGTATGACATTGGAGTTTCCGTTACATTTATGGACTTATCGCCTGAAAGCGCTACTGCCGGAGTTGAACGGGCGTGGTGGCCAGGCACAAGCCGTGGCTGAACACTGCTTTAAAGAGAGCGGGAATAAAAAGGAACACGTCAATGTCTGA
- a CDS encoding acyl-CoA dehydrogenase family protein, protein MEFDWNQEQKEFRATVREFLATHLPDNWENIAHGPGSVAQSDFSRQFCGQLADAGLLVPHWPERWGGRDADAWSAFILAEEMWAAGEPRGGQYMNVNWIGPTLMRFGSEAQQERYITPMAQGQTIWCQGFSEPESGSDLASLRTKAEKQGDQFCINGQKIWTSYAGEAETCFLLARTGAGKNGISIFLVPMDTPGIDVVEIPSLIGEGDIHEVFFENVMVPASAMLGAEGQAWDIVRKALSLERVGIPRFALASRVLHRTVAKLKQLDRFHRGAEDQAARAQAACEAARLFSYEIIDQRQKGITAGPEASVARVATVNAERSVAEFVVEHLPETLAGGDPLLLAHHQRGIVAGIASGAAEIQLNLVATQLLQLPREPR, encoded by the coding sequence ATGGAATTTGACTGGAATCAAGAACAGAAAGAGTTTCGTGCTACTGTGCGCGAATTTCTGGCGACCCACTTACCGGATAATTGGGAAAATATTGCCCACGGTCCGGGCTCGGTAGCACAGAGCGACTTTTCACGGCAATTTTGTGGGCAGTTGGCAGATGCCGGCTTGCTGGTTCCTCACTGGCCAGAGCGTTGGGGTGGAAGGGATGCTGACGCCTGGTCTGCATTTATTCTGGCGGAAGAAATGTGGGCAGCAGGTGAGCCCCGTGGCGGCCAGTATATGAATGTAAACTGGATTGGGCCAACCTTGATGCGTTTCGGTTCTGAAGCACAGCAAGAACGCTATATTACCCCGATGGCTCAAGGTCAAACAATCTGGTGCCAGGGTTTTTCAGAGCCGGAGTCGGGCTCTGATCTGGCCTCATTGCGCACAAAAGCAGAAAAGCAAGGTGATCAATTTTGTATTAACGGCCAGAAGATTTGGACCTCCTATGCCGGTGAGGCTGAAACCTGTTTTTTGTTAGCCCGAACCGGAGCAGGCAAAAATGGTATTTCGATCTTTCTGGTACCAATGGATACACCCGGCATTGATGTAGTCGAAATTCCCAGTTTGATCGGGGAAGGCGATATTCATGAAGTGTTCTTTGAAAATGTGATGGTGCCTGCCAGTGCAATGCTCGGTGCAGAAGGTCAGGCCTGGGACATCGTACGCAAAGCGTTATCGTTGGAACGAGTGGGTATTCCCCGCTTTGCCCTGGCATCCCGGGTGCTGCACCGAACGGTTGCCAAACTCAAACAATTGGATCGTTTTCACCGCGGGGCCGAGGATCAGGCCGCACGCGCTCAGGCCGCCTGTGAAGCGGCTCGCCTTTTTAGCTATGAAATTATCGATCAGCGTCAGAAAGGCATCACCGCCGGACCCGAGGCCAGTGTTGCGCGGGTAGCGACGGTCAATGCGGAACGGTCAGTAGCGGAGTTTGTAGTCGAGCATTTACCGGAGACGCTGGCGGGTGGCGATCCATTATTGCTAGCTCACCACCAACGCGGCATTGTTGCCGGAATTGCGTCCGGAGCTGCTGAAATTCAGCTTAATCTGGTTGCAACCCAATTACTGCAGCTACCCAGGGAGCCACGCTGA
- a CDS encoding acyl-CoA dehydrogenase family protein — MNLNLSDDQRMMRENFARFLTEESSMSRVRAAQPGGFDQRLWQGLADMGAFSMRVPEASGGLELGLLDAAVFMEEVGRTLASGPVAETLVATRLLALLGAESQAALLDDAMSGKSVVTIAFHDIADEPMQWVPGGAVATKVIARNGSKIVLVDAATAAVSDSGDRTEENLASTPIAELHLADATQSTLSGDESGLIEFAKALEEWKLLAAAALSGLSREAVQLAAAYACEREAFGQPIGTYQAISHPLADRITDIDGGKYFVWKTIHDIADAKPGDSEAAAQVSLSAWWNAKTASLAVSHSLHVFGGYGLTTEYDIHLYNLRAKDWALILGDPERLLEEAGRRLYGGEVVQLPDVGEAHIDFDLGEQAREMGAELDAFFTKTLTPELKAKAHYSFDGFDAGVHRKLAQAKLLFPDWPVEWGGRAAPPYAMSALSHVWEKHQWSHHAVGTTSMVGTMLRRFGSDEAKRDILSKIVAGEAICSLGYSEPHSGSDVFAVKTRATRDGDGWRIDGSKMFTSGANIAQYVLMLTRTNSDVAKHKGLTMFVVPLDAPGIEVQPVYTFQEERTNITYYEGVKIPDSYRLGDVDAGLKVMAAGLELEHGGGSFAGHQRAMVDAAVELCREIRYRGRPLIEDPIAQKRLAKSMAHFYLTEMISRRSLWSSVEKLPNLGYGPMAKMFSSEKFMEDASDLLDLTAPYSLSKRHGPAGELNLCYRHAQGTTIYGGTSEIHRSMIAERALGLPRSRAK; from the coding sequence ATGAATTTAAATCTCTCAGACGATCAACGCATGATGCGTGAGAATTTCGCGCGCTTTCTGACTGAGGAAAGTAGCATGTCCCGCGTGCGTGCTGCTCAACCGGGCGGGTTCGATCAGCGTCTGTGGCAAGGGCTTGCGGACATGGGGGCGTTTTCAATGCGCGTTCCTGAAGCATCTGGCGGTCTGGAATTAGGTTTATTGGATGCCGCTGTGTTCATGGAAGAAGTGGGTCGTACCCTGGCTTCCGGGCCGGTTGCTGAGACCTTGGTAGCCACGCGCTTGCTGGCTTTGCTCGGCGCTGAGTCGCAGGCGGCTCTACTCGATGACGCCATGAGCGGTAAATCCGTGGTCACGATTGCTTTCCATGATATCGCCGACGAGCCCATGCAATGGGTGCCCGGTGGTGCAGTTGCAACAAAGGTTATCGCCCGCAATGGCAGCAAAATAGTGCTGGTGGACGCGGCAACCGCCGCGGTGTCTGATAGTGGAGATCGAACTGAGGAAAACCTGGCTTCAACGCCAATTGCAGAACTGCATTTGGCAGACGCAACTCAATCCACCCTATCCGGCGATGAATCCGGGCTAATTGAATTTGCCAAAGCGTTGGAAGAGTGGAAATTGCTGGCTGCGGCCGCCTTATCCGGTTTGTCGCGTGAAGCGGTCCAGTTAGCTGCGGCGTATGCATGTGAACGTGAAGCCTTTGGTCAACCCATCGGTACTTACCAAGCAATATCTCATCCGTTGGCTGATCGCATTACTGACATTGACGGTGGCAAGTATTTCGTCTGGAAAACCATTCACGATATTGCCGATGCCAAGCCCGGCGATTCTGAGGCAGCGGCCCAAGTTTCCCTTTCTGCCTGGTGGAACGCGAAAACTGCCAGCCTTGCCGTGTCCCATTCACTGCACGTTTTCGGGGGCTACGGTTTAACTACGGAATACGATATTCACCTATACAACCTGCGCGCTAAGGATTGGGCGTTAATTCTTGGTGATCCGGAACGCCTGCTGGAAGAAGCCGGTCGCCGATTATACGGTGGTGAAGTTGTGCAGCTACCGGATGTGGGCGAGGCGCATATTGATTTTGACCTGGGTGAACAGGCCAGGGAAATGGGAGCCGAACTGGATGCTTTCTTTACCAAAACCCTGACTCCGGAATTAAAAGCGAAAGCCCACTACTCATTTGACGGCTTTGACGCGGGTGTGCACCGAAAACTGGCCCAGGCTAAGCTGCTTTTTCCGGACTGGCCTGTTGAATGGGGTGGGCGAGCCGCGCCTCCTTATGCTATGAGTGCCCTCTCCCATGTTTGGGAAAAACACCAGTGGAGTCACCATGCTGTAGGCACAACTTCGATGGTGGGTACCATGTTACGCCGATTCGGTAGTGACGAGGCAAAACGCGATATTTTAAGTAAAATCGTTGCGGGCGAAGCCATCTGCAGTCTCGGCTATTCGGAACCACACTCGGGTTCAGATGTGTTCGCTGTCAAAACCCGCGCCACCCGTGACGGCGACGGCTGGCGAATCGACGGATCCAAAATGTTTACCAGCGGCGCCAATATCGCACAGTATGTTTTAATGCTGACGCGTACCAATTCCGATGTCGCCAAGCATAAAGGGCTGACCATGTTTGTCGTGCCACTGGATGCGCCCGGAATTGAAGTTCAGCCGGTTTATACTTTTCAGGAAGAACGCACCAATATTACCTACTACGAAGGAGTGAAAATTCCCGACAGCTACCGCTTAGGTGATGTGGATGCGGGTTTGAAGGTTATGGCTGCCGGTTTGGAGCTGGAACACGGCGGTGGCAGTTTTGCCGGACATCAACGGGCTATGGTGGATGCTGCTGTTGAGCTTTGCCGTGAAATCCGTTATCGCGGGCGCCCGCTGATTGAAGACCCGATTGCGCAAAAGCGTCTGGCAAAATCGATGGCCCATTTCTATCTTACCGAAATGATTTCGCGCCGATCTCTCTGGTCTTCGGTTGAAAAATTGCCCAACCTTGGTTACGGCCCGATGGCAAAAATGTTTTCTTCGGAAAAATTCATGGAGGATGCGTCCGATCTGCTGGACCTGACTGCACCCTACTCTTTGTCGAAACGTCACGGGCCTGCGGGCGAATTGAATTTGTGTTATCGCCACGCTCAGGGCACAACTATTTATGGCGGCACCAGCGAAATTCATCGCAGCATGATTGCAGAGCGGGCACTTGGCTTACCTCGAAGCCGGGCTAAATAA
- a CDS encoding SDR family oxidoreductase: MSLSNKTVVITGANSGIGYEATLKLAATGARVLMACRSMDKAEKARSTILSQVPEGKIDILPVDVSELSSVEDFVKSFAEQIGELDILVNNAGIVTPMLSRNSMGHELHLATNYLGPFALTGRLLPYFNKRAPTRIINIGSLAHRFGKFDFEDPNWDKTKFNHWKAYARSKIATASFTMELHRRLQKNGADIISLGAHPGFAATDVGTKTGATTPKTAFGKWYQGKLESWIVALPVHAAEPMVHAISADDVVGGDYYGPTGLFEIKGKTGKARMNPLASDIEFGRRLWATSESLTGVRFLSGL; encoded by the coding sequence ATGAGTTTGTCTAATAAAACAGTCGTGATCACGGGCGCGAACTCGGGCATTGGCTACGAAGCTACGCTTAAGCTAGCCGCAACAGGCGCCCGCGTTCTGATGGCCTGCCGCAGCATGGATAAAGCAGAGAAAGCCCGCAGCACCATACTGTCTCAGGTCCCGGAAGGTAAAATTGATATTCTGCCCGTTGACGTCTCCGAACTGTCCTCCGTCGAGGATTTTGTGAAAAGTTTTGCAGAGCAAATCGGAGAGTTGGATATTCTAGTTAATAACGCAGGTATTGTGACCCCGATGCTGTCCCGTAATAGCATGGGTCACGAACTTCACCTTGCGACCAATTATCTGGGCCCTTTTGCACTAACCGGAAGGCTGCTGCCCTATTTCAATAAAAGGGCTCCGACAAGAATCATCAATATAGGTAGCTTAGCCCACCGTTTCGGTAAATTTGATTTTGAAGATCCCAATTGGGACAAAACAAAATTCAACCACTGGAAAGCGTACGCCCGCAGCAAAATTGCTACGGCGAGTTTCACCATGGAATTACATCGTCGCCTGCAGAAAAACGGCGCTGACATTATTTCTCTTGGTGCACATCCTGGTTTTGCTGCAACTGATGTGGGGACCAAAACCGGCGCCACCACACCTAAAACAGCGTTTGGGAAATGGTACCAGGGAAAACTCGAATCCTGGATTGTTGCACTGCCAGTGCACGCAGCTGAGCCGATGGTTCATGCAATCAGCGCCGACGATGTGGTGGGTGGTGATTACTACGGACCCACCGGGTTGTTTGAAATTAAAGGCAAAACCGGCAAAGCGCGCATGAATCCCTTGGCAAGTGATATCGAATTTGGCAGACGACTTTGGGCCACTTCGGAATCGTTAACCGGCGTTCGATTTCTTTCAGGGTTGTAA
- a CDS encoding acyl-CoA dehydrogenase family protein has product MSTEDNIQSLRLEVREWLQTNVPDGWREAMTNVEQEQFVTLQKEWFVKLSQAGYATPHWPQGWHGGGRSLAEQKVIFEEVARADAPRLILFFVALYHAACTLFECGTEQQQEKYLHGILNGEIWCQGFSEPNAGSDLASLRTKAVRRGDHYIVNGQKTWSTMAQYADYCLLLTRTDNSGPPQAGLTYLLLDMKSKGVSVRPISQITGDDEFAEIFFDDVEVAIENRVGEEGAGWAVAQATLASERGLTLVELTQRMRYALPMLTKTMHDRGCREDPVLQRDLGKLIVNVDAACALADQYLMKRISDTEQVGDASIVKLVYAKTLREFAALGVRINGLEGQYHSGFMRGATQETGNWTLDFMNSYNWSIAGGSNEIQRNIISERMLGMPREPKSWQVTEGKS; this is encoded by the coding sequence ATGAGTACAGAAGATAATATTCAGTCGCTGCGACTGGAAGTGCGAGAATGGTTGCAAACCAATGTTCCAGACGGCTGGCGCGAAGCCATGACGAATGTCGAGCAAGAGCAATTCGTAACCTTGCAGAAAGAATGGTTCGTGAAGCTTTCCCAGGCCGGCTATGCCACTCCGCACTGGCCGCAAGGCTGGCATGGAGGTGGCCGCTCTCTGGCAGAACAAAAAGTCATATTTGAAGAAGTCGCACGCGCTGATGCACCACGGTTGATTCTATTTTTTGTGGCTCTGTATCACGCTGCTTGCACACTGTTTGAATGTGGCACGGAACAACAGCAGGAAAAATATCTGCACGGCATTCTGAATGGTGAAATCTGGTGCCAGGGTTTCTCCGAGCCCAATGCCGGTTCGGATCTGGCATCACTGCGAACAAAAGCTGTACGCCGCGGTGACCATTACATTGTTAATGGACAGAAAACTTGGTCCACTATGGCGCAGTATGCAGATTACTGCCTGCTATTGACTCGAACAGATAACTCCGGACCACCGCAAGCTGGCTTAACCTATCTATTGCTGGATATGAAGTCCAAAGGGGTGTCAGTACGCCCGATCTCACAAATTACCGGCGACGATGAGTTCGCAGAGATTTTTTTCGACGACGTTGAAGTGGCGATCGAAAACCGAGTGGGAGAGGAGGGTGCAGGTTGGGCTGTGGCTCAGGCGACCCTCGCCTCCGAACGCGGATTAACGCTGGTTGAGCTGACCCAGCGCATGCGCTATGCATTGCCGATGCTCACCAAAACAATGCACGATCGCGGCTGCCGTGAAGATCCGGTCTTACAGCGGGATTTGGGCAAGCTGATAGTCAATGTCGATGCTGCCTGTGCACTTGCGGATCAATATTTAATGAAACGCATCTCTGACACGGAACAGGTGGGTGACGCGTCTATTGTGAAATTAGTTTACGCTAAAACCCTGCGTGAGTTTGCCGCACTTGGTGTTCGTATAAACGGGCTGGAAGGGCAATACCATTCCGGTTTTATGCGTGGTGCTACCCAGGAAACCGGTAATTGGACACTGGATTTTATGAACTCTTACAACTGGTCGATAGCCGGTGGTAGTAACGAGATTCAGCGCAATATTATCTCGGAAAGAATGTTGGGTATGCCACGCGAACCCAAAAGCTGGCAGGTGACGGAGGGCAAATCATGA
- a CDS encoding acyl-CoA dehydrogenase family protein, translating to MNVELAELQDSVRRVIDGAGVATAESDTWTRIVELGWLMVSVPEELSGLGSGIEGAVTLHSELGRGLCCAPYLPAMLAIDAICHSDLSDREAWLERIFSGDFITAPLSDCVVRSDGSNLNGVAVGVQSADNADHILIGTADGEAVLLVALDQPGIEIVAKPTWDQTRRLFNVRLTGVKLAAQTRLAQGDKARSLIKRLLAQRDFALSADAIGSAAALLEMTVDHLQTRVQFKRPLAMFQALKHRCADSKASIVAAEAMLFDSLRKVGDQLHSSDAELKAKSAKLFSTTMFASVAEDCLQLHGGIGMADEHPCHLFLKRALLSEQLSGSGNAYADQIAQDLLSKSAF from the coding sequence ATGAATGTTGAATTAGCAGAACTGCAGGACTCCGTCAGGCGGGTTATCGATGGGGCTGGCGTCGCGACCGCCGAAAGTGACACCTGGACCCGGATAGTCGAATTGGGCTGGTTGATGGTATCAGTCCCGGAAGAGTTATCGGGACTCGGTTCCGGCATTGAAGGTGCGGTGACCTTGCACTCGGAGCTCGGTCGCGGACTTTGCTGTGCGCCCTACCTACCCGCGATGCTCGCAATAGACGCCATTTGCCACTCGGACCTCTCCGATCGCGAAGCTTGGCTGGAGCGTATTTTTAGTGGCGATTTTATTACTGCCCCTCTCTCCGATTGCGTTGTTCGCAGCGACGGAAGCAACCTCAACGGAGTTGCCGTCGGTGTTCAATCCGCGGACAACGCAGACCACATTTTGATTGGCACCGCCGATGGCGAAGCAGTGCTTCTGGTCGCGCTGGACCAGCCCGGAATCGAGATCGTCGCAAAGCCGACCTGGGATCAGACCCGGCGCCTGTTCAACGTGCGGCTAACGGGTGTGAAACTGGCTGCTCAAACGAGGCTTGCACAAGGTGATAAGGCACGTAGCCTGATCAAGCGACTGCTGGCTCAGCGCGATTTTGCACTTTCCGCTGATGCCATCGGGAGTGCAGCGGCGCTGCTAGAGATGACCGTTGATCATCTACAGACCCGGGTGCAGTTCAAGCGACCTTTAGCCATGTTTCAAGCACTTAAACACCGGTGTGCAGACAGCAAAGCGTCCATCGTCGCGGCAGAAGCCATGTTGTTTGACTCATTACGTAAAGTCGGCGATCAGCTGCATTCCAGTGATGCGGAACTAAAAGCGAAAAGCGCTAAATTATTCTCTACAACGATGTTTGCGAGCGTGGCTGAGGATTGTTTGCAGTTGCATGGCGGTATCGGCATGGCAGACGAGCACCCTTGCCATTTGTTTTTGAAGCGCGCGCTGCTGAGTGAGCAATTGAGCGGGTCCGGCAATGCATACGCTGATCAAATCGCCCAAGACCTATTATCAAAATCTGCCTTTTAA
- a CDS encoding Zn-ribbon domain-containing OB-fold protein, protein MRPLPKLDSINRDFWTGGEQGELRIYCCSDCGEFTHPPRPVCRHCLSEQVAPKVVSGAGRVDTFTINHQKWHPKMEVPFVIARVALDEAPGVYLTTNIVGCEVDEVDIGDRVKVKFEQQDDIFLPLFEKTDP, encoded by the coding sequence ATGCGACCGTTACCAAAGCTGGACTCGATAAATCGCGATTTTTGGACCGGCGGAGAGCAAGGCGAGCTACGCATCTACTGCTGCAGCGATTGCGGGGAGTTTACCCATCCGCCCCGGCCGGTTTGTCGTCATTGCCTGTCAGAGCAGGTCGCACCAAAAGTCGTTAGTGGCGCTGGGCGGGTGGATACATTCACCATAAACCATCAGAAATGGCATCCAAAAATGGAGGTTCCGTTCGTGATCGCGCGAGTTGCGTTGGATGAGGCTCCAGGTGTGTATCTGACCACCAACATCGTGGGATGTGAAGTTGACGAGGTCGATATTGGAGACCGCGTTAAGGTTAAATTCGAGCAGCAGGATGACATTTTTCTGCCTCTATTTGAAAAGACAGACCCATGA
- a CDS encoding thiolase family protein — protein sequence MNKQAMKKDAEAYITGIGQSQIGQNLERHPLLLTLDAVKEALEEAGLSISQIDGVSTYPGRVPQMLGFSPIGADELIDALGIKATWYAGGGEITSQLGAVVAAVGAIRAGQARHIICYRTVYEAAAMARPDEFPMPRRDRVESHSQWTAPFNALSPATWFAQYAMRHVKKYGMTREQLAQIALTDRANAMLNPRALIQKPLTMDEYMAARLVAEPLCLMDCDRFTDASTVLIVSAGDALDEVTCTPVRIAAMAGSVDRHSWDQAEWMASYATGRDLWKRTDYKPADVDTAQLYDGFSFLALTWLEALGFCEVGEGGRFIEGGQRIALDGELPMNTFGGQIAGGRLHGFGFAHEAVVQLRGLGGDRQIKGDPKVAIATSGGGPLATALLLARD from the coding sequence ATGAATAAACAAGCTATGAAAAAAGATGCAGAAGCCTATATAACTGGAATCGGGCAGTCTCAAATTGGGCAAAACCTGGAACGCCACCCGTTACTACTTACCCTGGATGCAGTAAAAGAAGCGCTTGAAGAAGCAGGCTTGTCCATCAGCCAGATAGACGGGGTTTCTACTTATCCGGGTCGTGTTCCTCAAATGTTGGGATTCTCACCCATCGGGGCTGACGAGCTGATCGACGCTCTGGGTATCAAAGCCACCTGGTATGCCGGTGGTGGCGAAATCACCTCGCAATTAGGGGCAGTTGTTGCTGCAGTCGGAGCCATTCGTGCCGGTCAGGCGCGCCATATCATATGCTATCGAACTGTATACGAAGCTGCAGCGATGGCACGCCCGGATGAATTTCCCATGCCACGGCGTGACCGCGTGGAAAGTCATTCCCAGTGGACCGCGCCCTTTAATGCGTTATCACCGGCAACCTGGTTTGCCCAGTACGCCATGCGCCACGTCAAGAAATACGGCATGACCCGTGAACAACTTGCGCAAATCGCATTAACGGATCGCGCGAATGCAATGCTCAATCCCCGTGCCCTGATCCAAAAGCCGTTAACAATGGACGAGTATATGGCGGCACGCCTAGTAGCAGAGCCACTGTGTTTGATGGATTGCGACCGGTTCACTGACGCGTCCACTGTTTTAATCGTTTCTGCAGGCGACGCGCTTGACGAGGTCACCTGTACACCAGTCCGCATAGCGGCTATGGCCGGCAGCGTTGATCGCCACAGTTGGGATCAGGCGGAGTGGATGGCTTCCTACGCGACAGGGCGGGATTTGTGGAAGCGCACTGATTACAAGCCTGCCGATGTGGACACCGCACAACTTTATGACGGTTTCAGTTTTCTTGCCCTGACCTGGCTTGAAGCTTTGGGTTTCTGCGAGGTAGGGGAAGGCGGTCGCTTTATTGAAGGCGGACAGCGGATTGCGCTGGATGGAGAATTACCCATGAACACGTTCGGTGGCCAGATCGCCGGTGGACGTTTACATGGCTTTGGATTTGCCCATGAAGCGGTAGTTCAATTACGCGGGTTGGGCGGTGATCGCCAGATCAAAGGTGATCCGAAAGTGGCCATCGCCACCTCGGGAGGCGGACCGCTGGCAACAGCGCTGCTTCTCGCGCGGGACTGA
- a CDS encoding DUF2889 domain-containing protein, with translation MPEQLTGFWRRIRLTPSQGAVQAEVEDDFHCMSVIVHHSGGNAIRIEPDMRRAPWSTCPGAEHMLMQTFTGLPLKQFAERGDKKANCTHLYDMAMLAAAHAQDGAQTIYDIQVSDAIDNERVAEIRKNGETLLKWTESGFHLVKPDAAAGIRLDKLRSWIDTLEPGLQEPARLLQWGNMLANGRSIPIEQQSDATKMPPNCYSFQPEMAIKAKRIGEILDFSQTTNQRTEQPLDKYKPVVEQR, from the coding sequence GTGCCGGAGCAACTAACCGGGTTCTGGCGCCGTATCCGGCTGACGCCCTCACAAGGGGCGGTTCAAGCTGAGGTGGAGGACGATTTTCACTGCATGAGTGTGATCGTTCACCACAGTGGCGGCAACGCCATTCGAATAGAGCCCGATATGCGCCGTGCACCATGGTCTACCTGTCCTGGAGCGGAGCACATGCTGATGCAGACTTTCACCGGTTTACCTTTGAAACAATTTGCAGAGCGTGGTGACAAAAAAGCGAACTGTACCCATTTATACGATATGGCGATGCTCGCTGCCGCTCATGCTCAAGATGGTGCACAAACGATCTATGATATTCAGGTTTCCGATGCCATTGATAATGAGCGCGTCGCTGAAATAAGAAAGAACGGAGAAACGCTACTGAAGTGGACGGAATCCGGCTTCCATTTGGTAAAACCTGACGCAGCAGCTGGTATCAGGCTTGATAAGTTGCGCTCGTGGATCGACACGCTGGAGCCGGGTTTACAGGAACCAGCCCGCCTGCTGCAGTGGGGAAATATGTTGGCTAACGGCCGTAGTATTCCGATAGAACAGCAATCGGATGCCACTAAAATGCCACCGAACTGTTACTCCTTTCAGCCTGAAATGGCGATAAAGGCAAAACGGATTGGTGAAATACTGGATTTTAGTCAAACGACTAACCAAAGGACTGAACAACCGCTAGACAAATATAAGCCGGTTGTTGAACAACGATAA